The proteins below come from a single Pieris brassicae chromosome 1, ilPieBrab1.1, whole genome shotgun sequence genomic window:
- the LOC123709437 gene encoding uncharacterized protein LOC123709437, whose product MAPIRYSLHYEDYSEHLMSRFGKLLQMQSFVDMTLMCSSHTLRVHKAVLAASSAYFQDVLQKQTGEPLIILKMRFGVMKCLVEFMYCGKTQCPEEHLDELVSAAQFLKIKGLSKVTKEGLGITNTSELPVFTPPVVINGPPQSMTDLHAQDNLETKSIDQAATNTSQSMDNRNTQDTVVRIPFDIENKGMSSGDFDLRSIRPRRGRPSMRSGPWDSSGLIGRAAERALMRREQDSRKAIHHLKNLQSRQMQDYMDRTLTQAVSSICEPESSTHSYMNIDSDLMYMDQTVSSNMLDPPISFSKDSSVNETSKSSDSGTAMTQYVNALKSAGLPTDLPILFESSDGSYINVNEQVLLDMVQSNEIKYEVIEQPDIIEKVSDPSEIKSIDDLSKSIERGEILMGSNNYTSRNSFAKDNIAHQDAITTLNSILPDSLESFNENPNYVVLGSGLQNSNTMDTESTNDFTCIESDMQFFTKSMSEDVKNYYQQQQLNDPRDTLCPVTNSLDSSFSMSLLDTKNASLGEGISQQYNPLNPERNDDCYDFSMQLSQSSHFKEEIDCLISPPKPADSDRFDGTSVNRVQEQDEIMKDLMDLESNIRNIQDDSDTILAKHKEQDSSVHFESLNHVFNSESTTNGDVRKTDISDSFSPTIPHDLDWDKENLAPVTAETKSTVDFSDVLKTNEWTGCEEHNNDNDTNKVLGGDFSTLEEDIPFAVGLLPMKTQSQTVEDSKCKRKLSDDDLCNVDAKCLKRKVKHKIKD is encoded by the exons ATGGCACCAATACGTTATAGTTTACATTATGAAGATTATTCAGAGCATTTAATGTCGAGATTCGGAAAGCTTTTACAAATGCAATCATTCGTGGATATGACTTTAATGTGCAGTTCTCATACTTTGCGCGTACACAAGGCTGTACTAGCCGCAAGCAGTGCTTACTTTCAA GATGTTCTGCAAAAGCAAACTGGAGAACcgctaataatattaaaaatgcgaTTTGGAGTTATGAAGTGCTTAGTGGAGTTTATGTATTGTGGCAAAACGCAATGTCCCGAAGAGCATTTAGATGAATTAGTATCGGCTGCACAGTTTCTGAAAATAAAGGGTCTGTCAAAAGTAACCAAAGAGGGTCTCGGTATTACCAATACTA gCGAACTACCAGTGTTTACTCCTCCTGTCGTCATCAATGGTCCACCGCAATCTATGACTGACTTGCATGCTCag GACAATCTTGAAACAAAGTCAATAGATCAAGCAGCGACAAACACGTCCCAAAGTATGGACAATCGAAACActcaa GATACAGTAGTTCGAATACCATTTGATATCGAAAATAAAGGAATGAGTTCTGGAGATTTTGACTTAAGGTCCATACGACCACGACGAGGCAGACCAAGCATGAGA tctGGCCCGTGGGATAGTAGTGGATTAATAGGCCGAGCTGCAGAGCGAGCCCTGATGCGAAGAGAACAGGACTCGCGTAAAGCTATACACCACTTAAAGAATTTGCAGTCTCGACAAATGCAG gACTATATGGATAGAACGTTGACGCAAGCAGTTAGTAGTATTTGTGAACCTGAATCTTCCACGCATAGTTATATGAACATAGACAGCGATCTCATGTATATGGACCAAACAGTTTCATCTAATATGTTGGACCCACCCATTTCATTTTCGAAGGACTCCTCAGTCAACGAAACATCAAAATCATCTGATTCTGGTACGGCTATGACTCAGTACGTTAATGCTTTAAAAAGTGCTGGCCTCCCAACAGATCTGCCTATTCTATTTGAGTCAAGCGACGGCTCATACATCAATGTCAACGAACAAGTTCTCCTCGATATGGTTCAGAGCAACGAAATAAAATACGAAGTAATCGAACAGCCTGACATTATTGAAAAGGTCTCTGATCCAAGTGAAATTAAAAGTATCGATGATCTATCCAAGTCTATAGAACGAGGAGAAATACTAATGGGATCCAACAATTACACATCCAGGAACTCCTTTGCGAAAGATAACATTGCACATCAAGATGCGATAACCACATTAAATTCTATACTTCCTGATAGCTTAGAATCATTTAACGAAAATCCAAACTACGTTGTGTTAGGTAGTGGACTACAAAATAGCAATACAATGGATACTGAAAGTACAAACGATTTTACTTGCATTGAAAGTGATATGCAATTTTTTACCAAATCTATGAGTGAGGacgttaaaaattattaccaaCAGCAACAACTCAATGATCCAAGAGATACACTTTGTCCTGTTACTAATTCACTTGATTCTAGTTTTAGCATGTCTTTATTAGATACAAAGAATGCGTCATTGGGAGAAGGAATATCCCAACAATATAATCCTCTTAATCCTGAAAGAAATGACGACTGTTATGACTTTAGTATGCAGTTATCACAATCCTCACattttaaagaagaaattGACTGTTTAATCTCACCACCAAAGCCGGCCGATAGCGATAGGTTTGATGGAACAAGCGTCAACAGAGTTCAAGAACAAGATGAAATCATGAAAGACTTAATGGACTTGGAAAGCAATATTAGGAACATTCAGGATGATTCCGATACTATTCTGGCTAAGCACAAAGAACAAGATAGTAGTGTTCACTTCGAAAGCCTTAATCACGTATTCAATAGTGAATCTACAACAAATGGAGATGTTAGGAAAACTGACATAAGCGATAGCTTTTCACCTACAATCCCACATGATTTAGATTGggataaagaaaatttagCACCAGTCACTGCAGAAACTAAATCAACTGTAGATTTCTCTGATGTTTTGAAGACAAATGAATGGACTGGTTGCGAAGaacataataatgataacGATACGAACAAAGTATTGGGAGGCGACTTCAGTACTCTTGAAGAGGATATCCCTTTTGCAGTGGGGTTATTGCCAATGAAAACACAATCACAGACCGTCGAagacagtaaatgtaaaagaaaacttaGCGATGATGACTTATGCAACGTAGACGCGAAGTGTCTTAAACGTAAAGTTAAACATAAGATTAAAGATTGA
- the LOC123707684 gene encoding contactin → MKRLLFLVVYVSCQGLEPPYNPNFQKPYQADTYQNGTSYRPPLQIPYGSFPVNANEHTFQSSFYHDSGNSDTYGDGDNDVDPQNTASYYAGLDYEERYKCPPNWIRYRESCYRFTKSPNRPRNEGRKICQAFEADLVSVNSPEEHGFIITTLMRIDPQRGSWYVGAHQQSPGYWANDGDGSQLSGLDNAFFEDRKLTYMSYNLLPRDYLVYRFSQEDGRWGLAPVEGTQYFHFICEGQTQRLHYLIEEKRSFTYGLDTFDPERIPRGPYFIQEPEDTIYDPLRNHHVQLSCIAGGYPSPSYRWFREDYQVDSPIFTEIDPLSDSRFILSGGSIIIYNPDADKDNAKYHCTATNKFGTIRSESVRLSFGFIREFNQKRSVESGKQYWGKVMYCDPPSYYPSVNFLWARNYFPNLVEEDRRVFVSYDGGLYFSALETIDRGNYSCNVMSKVSDAGRNGPFFKLLVYPHSDYQQLKFPNNFPKVFPEAPVVGQEVRLECVSFGYPVPSYNWTRKNGPMPKKAYLSNFDRVLTIPKVAVEDEGEYICDVRNDRAHILNSVFLKVQAEPNFTIPLADKHMDNKGDLHWNCEAFGIPDVNYTWWRNGEKLSTDALELQDKDRYVIQDNVLIIKYLDPSRDPGMYQCEAKNQLKARFSSGQLRVLSLKPSFKKRPLESETYGSEGGNVTLKCYPEAAPKPTFTWKKDNIVIGAGGKRFITETGNLIIRQLSRDDEGVYTCVAKNQYGSDESRGRLIVLRAPRFIEKLPPRITTEVGKTVFLHCSADIDPLLDTAYLWNHNAIRMKQASDIYADKRIKIDGGEMTIYDVSLSDVGEYECVVKSAIGRISSRMQLRIEGPPGPAGGLQVLNIQRSSVTLEWTDSNPNGRPITSYVITGRTQWNSSWYAINDNVVNVMEIDRYNGRKRAVISTTLLPWSVYEFRVQAVNSLGIGEPSSPSPQFSTQADKPYQAPLNIGGGGGKIGDLTITWTPLPPALQNGPGIHYKIFWRRNGSEVEFQSLLLKEFGNIGMHIVHISLDYFFTPYNVKLQSFNDLGSGPESEIVTIYSAEDMPQVAPQLVKSHSFNSTALNVTWNPIDQSRDRLRGKLIGHRLKYWKQENKEEECIYYLSRTTRNWALIVGLQPDTYYFVKVMAFNSAGEGPESERYLERTYRKAPQKPPASVNVWAVNPSTVRVVWRYVQPTSEEEPLLGYKVRVWESDQDMSVANDTLVPVDHKLEAYVTGLTPGKTYNLRVLAYSNGGDGRMSSPAITFQMGDYHSDAYGYYVRGTGNIHTPLKSILILITLYIIL, encoded by the exons ATGAAACGGTTATTGTTTCTAGTGGTTTATGTGTCGTGTCAAGGCTTAGAGCCTCCTTATAATCCCAATTTTCAGAAACCATATCAAGCGGACACATATCAGAATGGAACATCGTATCGTCCACCTCTACAGATTCCCTATGGCAGTTTTCCTGTTAATGCAAATGAACATACGTTCCAGAGTTCATTTTATCATGACAGTGGCAATTCCGACACCTACGGAGATGGCGATAATGATGTAGATCCTCAAAACACGGCTTCATATTACGCGGGTTTGGATTACGAAGAGCGCTATAAGTGTCCCCCTAATTGGATTCGTTATAGAGAGTCGTGTTACCGATTTACAAAATCACCGAATAGGCCGCGTAATGAAGGTCGAAAAATATGCCAAGCTTTTGAAGCAGACTTAGTGTCTGTGAATAGCCCTGAAGAACATGGCTTTATAATCACGACACTTATGCGTATAGATCCACAACGTGGCTCTTGGTATGTGGGTGCTCATCAGCAATCTCCAGGCTATTGGGCAAATGATGGTGATGGATCCCAATTATCTGGTCTGGATAATGCATTTTTTGAAGATCGCAAGTTGACTTATatgagttataatttattgcctAGAGACTATTTAGTATATAGATTTTCCCAGGAAGATGGAAGGTGGGGCTTAGCCCCTGTAGAAGGTACTCAGTATTTCCACTTTATTTGTGAAGGACAAACTCAACGCTTGCATTATTTAATTGAGGAGAAAAGATCTTTTACTTATGGATTAGACACATTTGACCCAGAAAGAATTCCAAGAGGACCATATTTTATTCAAGAGCCAGAAGATACCATTTATGATCCACTTCGTAACCACCATGTACAATTGTCATGTATTGCTGGAGGGTATCCTTCACCCTCTTATAGGTGGTTTAGAGAAGACTATCAGGTAGACAGCCCAATTTTTACTGAAATAGATCCACTTTCTGATTCAAGATTTATACTGAGTGGAGGAtcaatcataatttataatccAGATGCTGACAAAGATAATGCCAAGTATCATTGTACAGCGACAAACAAATTTGGTACAATTAGATCTGAATCTGTGAGATTGTCTTTTGGGTTTATACGAGAGTTTAACCAAAAAAGATCAGTGGAGAGTGGTAAACAATATTGGGGAAAAGTTATGTATTGTGATCCCCCATCTTATTACCCATCAGTTAATTTCTTATGGGCTAGGAATTACTTTCCGAACCTTGTAGAGGAAGATAGAAGAGTTTTTGTGTCATATGATGGTGGACTTTATTTTTCTGCATTAGAAACAATTGATAGAGGTAACTACAGTTGTAATGTTATGAGTAAAGTGTCAGATGCAGGCAGAAACGGTCCATTCTTTAAACTTCTTGTTTATCCTCATTCAGATTACCAGCAATTAAAATTCCCGAATAATTTTCCTAAAGTGTTTCCCGAAGCACCTGTAGTAGGCCAAGAAGTGAGATTAGAATGTGTATCATTTGGTTATCCAGTCCCGTCTTACAATTGGACCAGAAAAAATGGCCCTATGCCTAAAAAGgcatatttaagtaatttcgATAGGGTACTTACAATACCTAAAGTAGCTGTTGAGGATGAAGGTGAATACATTTGTGATGTACGTAATGATAGAGCTCATATACTAaacagtgtttttttaaaagtacaaGCAGAACCTAATTTCACCATACCCCTTGCTGATAAACATATGGATAACAAAGGTGATCTGCATTGGAATTGTGAAGCATTTGGTATTCCAGATGTTAATTATACATGGTGGAGAAATGGAGAGAAACTGTCAACAGATGCTTTAGAATTACAAGATAAGGATAGGTATGTAATACAAGACAATGTTTTGATCATCAAATATTTGGATCCAAGTAGAGATCCTGGTATGTATCAATGTGAAGCAAAGAATCAACTGAAAGCCCGGTTTTCATCAGGGCAATTACGAGTTCTGTCTTTAAAGCCATCTTTTAAGAAAAGACCTTTAGAGAGTGAGACATATGGATCTGAAGGAGGCAATGTTACCTTGAAATGTTATCCTGAAGCAGCTCCTAAACCAACATTCACATggaaaaaagataatattgtCATAGGTGCTGGAGGGAAAAGATTTATAACTGAAACTGGGAATCTCATAATAAGACAACTTTCAAGAGATGACGAAGGTGTTTATACATGCGTAGCGAAAAATCAATATGGATCAGATGAAAGTCGCGGACGCCTCATTGTTTTGAGAGCCCCACGATTTATCGAGAAATTACCACCTAGAATAACTACAGAAGTTGGTAAAACTGTATTCTTACATTGCAGCGCAGATATAGATCCCTTGTTAGACACAGCATATCTCTGGAACCATAACGCCATTCGTATGAAACAGGCTTCAGATATCTATGCagataaaagaattaaaatagaTGGTGGCGAAATGACTATATATGACGTCAGCCTATCTGACGTTGGCGAATATGAATGTGTCGTTAAATCTGCGATTGGACGGATATCATCGCGTATGCAATTACGCATAGAAGGTCCGCCGGGTCCTGCTGGGGGATTGCAAGTGTTAAACATTCAACGGTCTTCTGTGACTTTAGAATGGACAGACAGTAATCCAAACGGTCGTCCAATTACTAGCTACGTCATCACTGGTCGCACACAATGGAACTCTTCTTGGTATGCGATCAATGATAATGTTGTGAACGTTATGGAGATTGATAGATATAATGGACGAAAACGAGCAGTTATATCAACAACATTGTTACCTTGGTCCGTGTATGAATTTAGAGTGCAAGCCGTAAATAGTTTAGGAATTGGTGAGCCATCTTCGCCTAGCCCTCAATTTTCGACGCAAGCTGATAAACCTTACCAAGCTCCATTGAATATTGGAGGCGGCGGGGGTAAAATTGGGGACCTTACCATTACTTGGACTCCGTTACCGCCAGCTCTGCAAAATGGACCTGGAAttcactataaaatattttggaggCGAAATGGTTCCGAGGTTGAATTTCAATCGCTACTGCTTAAGGAATTTGGAAATATTGGAATGCATATAGTCCATATCTCTTTGGATTATTTCTTTACGccttataatgtaaaattacagTCATTCAACGATCTAGGTTCTGGACCAGAGAGTGAGATAGTTACTATATACTCTGCAGAAGATATGCCACAAGTTGCGCCGCAATTGGTAAAATCACATTCGTTTAACTCCACCGCTCTTAATGTAACATGGAACCCGATTGATCAATCCCGAGACAGACTTCGAGGCAAGTTAATCGGACATCGTCTAAAGTACTGGAAGCAGGAGAACAAAGAGGAAGAATGCATCTATTACCTATCAAGGACGACACGTAACTGGGCTCTTATCGTTGGCTTGCAACCCGACACTTACTACTTTGTaaag gTGATGGCATTCAATTCGGCGGGCGAAGGACCAGAAAGTGAGCGATACTTGGAGAGAACATACAGAAAGGCTCCCCAGAAGCCTCCAGCCTCTGTCAATGTTTGGGCTGTAAACCCGAGCACTGTTCGTGTTGTATGGAGATACGTACAACCCACATCTGAAGAAGAACCCCTTCTTGGCTATAAG GTACGAGTTTGGGAGAGCGATCAAGACATGAGTGTAGCTAATGACACCTTAGTACCAGTGGATCACAAACTAGAAGCCTATGTCACTGGCCTGACACCAGGAAAAACATATAATCTTAGAGTGCTGGCGTACTCCAATGGAGGTGATGGAAGAATGTCCTCCCCGGCTATAACATTCCAGATGGGCGATTACCATAGTGACGCATACGGCTATTATGTGAGAGGAACAGGAAACATACACACTCCTCTAAAATCCATTCTAATTCTTATAACTCTCtacattatattatga